Proteins from a single region of Candidatus Binatia bacterium:
- a CDS encoding TonB-dependent receptor, with protein MTARCSGLFSVRLRRSVLALGVMLVTTLVIGMRANAAELTTGAIIGRVQTGAGAPIANARVEARSASGRYAATTDSSGAFVILGIAPDTYDVTVRAGGFEPAGDVAIILPGEREQLTFTLRPALKEIARVEAKGEAFSVGSTSDTFTVTGDAARASFPDANSSGLANYAQGSVQGAIAGVPGVQLDTFANAVVRGGKVQDTVFDFDSVPIPQGLIAEPGGNIVGAQLGTAGVGATTLTLGGFTDSSQNALGGVVNEIPMVGTYPARSTFDVATGIGAQYGAVDASSQWATPDLRWRYAVGVTSSNAYFPYGDGVTFYPSEMGTYGLALQTRAATAWSGNVHFAPNDSNDFSATFLAGVATYDQYDTPYAGETWATFNSKSTFFPGQPADPNAQVDTPSRARGTYFVAKLQWLHRWAHSLGRVYVYQSQVDAIANGPFWDDLSFPNGVISLWSQQSQRQDGIGYDFDDQAGAKHDFRGGVQYAVNTSNLDQLVPTADELVTSNPRLDQYLLYAGDTWSVDDRFNANATLRLTGENVLSGTGMAYGVDAIDPHLAATYTLGEAGAVRATFDHTSVAPLPLEVRRTDSAAPATPITLAPETADDYSLSYEHAGPMQVRLTYYAELEKNRIDVLPPNLRATSQNPNAVGVPTNAGLLRSHGVGLFVKRGGLQLTANYDRTYTSSVDQFAYNDLNPAAIAAGHLYPAGYVPDFTAVLGYEVGLMRRRLRVTPLLSYESGYPYGNGTMVWILNPKTGAPELVPNDNHVNPGYNYYFLRNPALGYNAVANPYIATLGTAEGSDPNTLRTAPQTLASLHVELDLSQHVTAMLDVSNLFADGAATQMQGNPYLIGPPGYTGGDLLYERAYGAQYCKGCLYTLGNGVATNDGRMQIVPWTYGAAGYVPQAYPMARTAQIRLRYRL; from the coding sequence ATGACGGCACGCTGCTCGGGACTGTTCAGCGTCCGCCTTCGCCGCTCCGTCCTGGCGCTGGGCGTTATGCTTGTGACAACGCTGGTCATCGGAATGCGAGCCAATGCCGCGGAGCTAACGACCGGCGCGATCATCGGGCGCGTGCAGACCGGCGCCGGCGCGCCGATCGCGAACGCGCGAGTGGAGGCACGATCGGCGTCAGGGCGCTACGCCGCGACGACCGACTCGTCCGGCGCCTTCGTGATTCTGGGCATCGCACCCGATACGTACGACGTCACCGTGCGCGCGGGCGGCTTCGAGCCGGCCGGCGACGTCGCGATCATCCTGCCGGGCGAGCGCGAGCAGCTGACGTTCACGCTGCGACCTGCCCTCAAAGAGATCGCGCGCGTGGAGGCCAAGGGCGAGGCATTCTCGGTCGGCAGCACGAGCGATACGTTCACCGTGACGGGCGACGCGGCGCGAGCGTCGTTTCCCGACGCAAACTCCTCGGGCTTGGCGAACTACGCGCAGGGCTCGGTTCAGGGAGCGATCGCCGGCGTGCCGGGCGTGCAGCTCGACACGTTCGCGAACGCGGTCGTACGCGGCGGCAAGGTGCAAGACACCGTGTTTGACTTCGATTCGGTTCCGATTCCGCAAGGCCTGATCGCCGAGCCCGGCGGCAACATCGTCGGCGCGCAGCTGGGCACGGCGGGCGTCGGCGCGACGACACTGACGCTGGGCGGCTTCACCGACTCGAGTCAAAACGCGCTGGGGGGCGTCGTGAACGAGATCCCAATGGTCGGCACCTATCCCGCGCGTTCGACGTTCGACGTCGCGACAGGGATCGGCGCGCAGTACGGCGCCGTGGACGCGAGCTCGCAGTGGGCGACGCCGGACCTGCGCTGGCGCTACGCCGTCGGCGTGACTTCTTCTAACGCCTACTTTCCCTACGGCGACGGCGTGACGTTCTATCCGTCGGAGATGGGCACGTACGGGCTAGCTTTGCAGACGCGGGCGGCGACGGCTTGGTCAGGCAACGTGCACTTCGCGCCGAACGATAGCAACGACTTTTCCGCCACTTTCCTCGCCGGCGTCGCCACGTACGACCAGTACGACACGCCTTATGCCGGTGAAACGTGGGCGACGTTCAACTCGAAGTCGACCTTCTTCCCAGGTCAGCCCGCCGACCCCAACGCGCAGGTCGACACGCCGTCGCGAGCGCGCGGCACCTATTTCGTAGCGAAGCTGCAATGGCTGCATCGTTGGGCACACTCCCTGGGACGCGTGTACGTCTATCAGTCACAGGTTGATGCGATAGCGAACGGCCCGTTTTGGGACGACCTCTCCTTCCCCAACGGCGTGATCTCGCTGTGGTCGCAGCAGAGTCAGCGGCAAGACGGAATCGGCTACGACTTCGACGATCAGGCCGGTGCCAAGCACGACTTCCGGGGCGGCGTCCAGTACGCGGTGAACACGAGCAACCTCGATCAGCTCGTTCCGACTGCAGACGAGCTCGTCACGTCGAATCCGCGTCTGGATCAGTACCTGCTCTACGCCGGCGACACGTGGTCCGTGGACGATCGCTTCAACGCGAACGCGACGCTGCGGCTCACGGGCGAGAACGTGCTGAGCGGCACGGGCATGGCGTATGGCGTGGACGCGATAGACCCGCACCTCGCCGCTACGTACACGCTCGGCGAAGCCGGCGCCGTGCGAGCGACGTTCGATCACACGTCCGTCGCGCCGCTTCCCTTGGAAGTCCGGCGGACTGACTCCGCCGCGCCGGCGACGCCGATCACGCTGGCGCCGGAAACGGCCGACGACTACAGCCTCTCGTACGAACACGCCGGGCCGATGCAGGTGCGGCTGACGTACTATGCCGAGCTCGAGAAGAACCGCATCGACGTCTTGCCGCCGAACCTTCGCGCGACGTCGCAGAATCCCAACGCGGTTGGAGTACCGACCAACGCCGGCCTGCTTCGATCGCACGGCGTGGGGTTGTTCGTCAAGCGCGGCGGACTGCAGCTCACGGCGAACTACGATCGTACGTATACCTCGAGCGTCGATCAGTTTGCGTACAACGATCTCAACCCGGCGGCGATCGCAGCCGGCCACCTCTATCCTGCGGGTTACGTTCCCGATTTCACCGCGGTGCTCGGCTACGAGGTCGGCCTCATGCGCCGGCGGCTGCGCGTCACGCCGTTGCTCTCCTACGAGAGCGGCTATCCGTACGGCAACGGCACAATGGTGTGGATCCTCAACCCCAAGACCGGCGCGCCGGAATTAGTACCCAACGACAATCACGTGAACCCCGGGTATAACTATTACTTCCTGAGGAACCCGGCGCTTGGGTACAATGCGGTGGCGAACCCATATATCGCAACACTCGGCACCGCAGAGGGCAGCGATCCGAACACTCTGCGAACCGCGCCGCAGACGCTCGCCTCGCTGCACGTTGAGCTGGACCTGTCGCAGCACGTGACGGCGATGCTCGACGTCTCCAATCTCTTTGCGGACGGCGCGGCTACGCAGATGCAAGGCAATCCCTATCTCATCGGACCGCCGGGCTACACGGGGGGCGATCTTTTGTACGAGAGAGCATACGGAGCTCAGTACTGCAAAGGTTGTCTCTACACGCTCGGCAACGGCGTAGCGACGAACGACGGGCGCATGCAAATCGTGCCGTGGACGTACGGAGCGGCCGGGTACGTGCCGCAAGCCTATCCGATGGCTCGCACGGCGCAGATCCGGCTGCGGTACCGCCTCTAG
- a CDS encoding inner membrane CreD family protein has protein sequence MLKRLIAIAFIFCSAGVAWMILGATLVQRTASSDESQRQKLSAQWGSAQTQLAPQVNARVAVDTYNKDKKRVERGYQDVAVPLSRSRVAVNLHLEQRRDGLLWYNLYDVAFVAHYRLRNDTKSRQLSVHFPFPSSDGTYANFACSIGGERVTDPTALDQGYVGFDLPPGAETFIDIRYTSRGMGTWTYRFGNDVELVRDFALTMRTDFDAIDFPPQTLLPLAEHRLPKGWRLDWHYGTLVTGNGIGMAFPYPLQPGPLAQRITFWAPVALFFYFFVMLVITTLRKVDLHPINYFFLAASFFSFHLLFAYLVDRIPVEAAFVICSAVTLFLTISYLRLAVGWRFAAVESGLAQLIYLVLFSYALFNEGWSGLTITVGAIVTLFAVMQLTGRIRWSERLAGAET, from the coding sequence ATGCTCAAGCGCCTGATCGCCATCGCCTTCATTTTTTGCTCGGCTGGTGTGGCCTGGATGATCCTGGGGGCGACGCTCGTGCAGCGCACGGCATCGTCCGACGAGAGCCAGCGCCAGAAGCTCAGCGCGCAATGGGGAAGCGCCCAGACGCAGCTGGCGCCTCAGGTGAACGCGCGCGTGGCAGTCGACACCTACAACAAGGACAAGAAGCGGGTGGAACGGGGCTACCAAGACGTCGCGGTGCCGCTGAGCCGCAGCCGAGTCGCGGTCAATCTGCATCTCGAGCAGCGGCGGGACGGACTGCTCTGGTACAATCTCTACGACGTTGCCTTCGTGGCGCACTATCGCCTCCGCAACGACACGAAGAGCCGGCAGCTCTCCGTGCACTTCCCATTCCCCTCCAGCGACGGCACCTACGCGAACTTCGCCTGCTCGATCGGCGGGGAACGCGTGACCGACCCGACCGCGCTGGACCAGGGCTACGTAGGCTTCGATCTGCCGCCGGGAGCGGAAACCTTTATCGACATCCGGTATACGTCGCGCGGCATGGGCACGTGGACGTATCGTTTCGGTAACGATGTCGAGTTGGTTCGGGACTTCGCGCTAACGATGCGGACGGACTTCGACGCGATCGACTTCCCGCCGCAGACGCTGCTGCCCCTCGCCGAGCACAGGCTCCCCAAGGGTTGGCGGCTCGACTGGCACTATGGGACGCTCGTGACCGGCAACGGCATCGGCATGGCGTTTCCCTATCCGCTCCAGCCGGGACCGCTCGCGCAGCGCATCACGTTCTGGGCGCCGGTCGCGCTGTTCTTCTACTTCTTCGTGATGCTGGTGATCACAACGCTGCGTAAGGTCGATCTGCACCCGATCAACTACTTCTTCCTGGCCGCGTCGTTCTTTTCGTTTCACCTGCTCTTCGCGTATCTCGTCGACCGAATTCCGGTCGAGGCCGCCTTCGTCATCTGCTCGGCGGTCACGCTGTTCCTGACGATCTCATATCTGCGGCTCGCGGTCGGCTGGAGGTTCGCGGCGGTCGAAAGCGGGCTCGCGCAGCTGATCTACCTCGTCCTCTTCTCGTACGCGCTCTTTAACGAGGGCTGGAGCGGCCTCACGATCACGGTCGGCGCGATCGTCACGCTATTTGCGGTGATGCAGTTGACCGGCCGCATCCGCTGGAGCGAGCGCCTCGCCGGCGCCGAGACCTAG
- a CDS encoding TIR domain-containing protein has product MNRDVFICHASPDARTAEDICARLESDGVLCWIAPRDPTAGIPYAQQLVGAIESTRILLLVLSAHANASRAVLSEVELASNRGKIVLPVRIDDVPPSPGLEFYIRAIHWFDATRPAELAWAELVRQVRELIGSGTEAAPVVQAPRIAQHNLPLALTSFVGRDAEIAQIEKLLQSSRLVTLCGPGGIGKTSLAIAVVRRNLDAYRDGAWFVDLAQVHDAASFLQAFAATFGLQESPSRETIDLVIAHLKNRRVLLVIDNCEQVVVEAARIVEAILQACPYVIVVATTREPLDIRGEEVFRVPSLAVPDERSSRTLSAAAALEYGAIELFADRAHAANRSFALTDENAPAVAAICRRLDGIALAIELAAARVKVLSVKGVASSLDERFALLTGGSRTALPRQKTLRAMIDWSYDLLSERERVLFRGLAVFAGSFTLSEAAAVIELEPSEILDRLASLIDKSLLQADFTVEPTRYALLESMRAYANEKLREHGELASLNRAHAMAFAAAAEELERAFDTIPDDAWLRLAEPQLDNSRAALRWAFGPDGDVALGRRLVAALRPTWFAMAPSEGQRWIAVALASLDSATPTAIAAKLALCEAHLAMVSQQYTAALPQAELASQLFGELGDRQGRALANMFAGAALGMQGEVAEGTSLLQASLEEFRASGSRRNSAAALNYLGICQLVSGNVAASRPFFFEGLDLLKSIGAARPAAHVASYLAEAAFQDGDPADAARLVRESLSAERRLNEPDMVAFVLCNLAAYLVALDSWNDARDSAQEALQLALDREIPAATVWALHHLAAIAALRAGDDEAQDRRRAARLAGFVDGRIAELNLPRNFTEQAEHERTSEAIGNALGTEASALKEEGRGWSESRAVEEARAI; this is encoded by the coding sequence ATGAATCGCGACGTGTTCATATGCCACGCGAGCCCCGATGCTCGGACCGCCGAGGATATCTGCGCGCGCCTCGAATCGGACGGCGTTCTTTGCTGGATCGCGCCGCGCGATCCGACGGCGGGAATTCCGTACGCCCAACAGCTCGTGGGCGCGATCGAATCCACCCGCATTCTTCTGTTGGTCCTTTCAGCGCATGCCAACGCGTCACGCGCGGTTCTCAGCGAGGTGGAACTCGCGTCCAACCGCGGCAAGATCGTCTTGCCGGTGCGCATCGACGACGTGCCGCCTTCGCCCGGTCTCGAGTTCTACATCCGCGCGATCCACTGGTTCGACGCGACGCGGCCGGCAGAGCTCGCGTGGGCGGAGCTCGTGCGCCAAGTGCGCGAGCTCATCGGGAGCGGCACCGAAGCCGCACCGGTCGTTCAAGCGCCGAGGATCGCGCAACACAACCTGCCGCTGGCGCTCACCTCGTTCGTCGGTCGCGATGCCGAGATCGCGCAGATTGAGAAGCTGCTGCAGTCGTCGCGCCTCGTGACGCTGTGCGGCCCCGGCGGCATCGGCAAGACGTCCCTCGCGATCGCCGTCGTGAGGCGGAATCTCGACGCCTATCGTGACGGTGCATGGTTCGTGGACCTCGCGCAGGTGCACGACGCCGCATCTTTCCTCCAGGCCTTCGCCGCGACGTTCGGTCTGCAAGAATCGCCGAGCCGCGAGACGATCGATCTGGTGATCGCTCATCTCAAGAACAGGCGAGTGCTGCTCGTCATCGACAACTGCGAACAGGTCGTCGTCGAAGCCGCGCGGATCGTCGAAGCGATCCTCCAAGCCTGCCCTTACGTCATAGTGGTCGCCACCACGCGCGAGCCGCTCGACATCCGTGGCGAAGAGGTGTTTCGCGTACCCTCGCTCGCCGTGCCCGACGAACGTTCGTCGCGCACGCTGAGCGCGGCGGCCGCGCTGGAGTACGGCGCGATCGAGCTCTTTGCAGATCGCGCGCACGCCGCCAATCGATCATTCGCTCTAACGGATGAAAACGCGCCGGCGGTCGCGGCGATCTGCCGTCGGCTCGACGGCATCGCGCTTGCCATCGAGCTTGCCGCGGCGCGCGTGAAGGTGCTCTCGGTAAAGGGCGTCGCGTCCAGTCTCGACGAGCGCTTCGCGCTGCTCACCGGCGGGTCGCGCACGGCGCTCCCGCGGCAGAAGACGCTCCGGGCGATGATCGATTGGAGTTATGATCTGCTTTCGGAAAGAGAGCGCGTGCTGTTCCGCGGCCTCGCCGTCTTTGCGGGGAGCTTCACCCTGAGCGAGGCCGCGGCTGTCATAGAGCTCGAGCCGTCCGAGATACTCGATCGGCTCGCGTCGCTCATCGACAAGTCGCTTCTGCAGGCCGATTTCACCGTCGAACCAACGCGGTACGCGCTGCTCGAGTCGATGCGAGCTTACGCGAACGAGAAGTTGCGCGAGCACGGAGAGCTCGCGTCGTTGAATCGCGCCCACGCCATGGCCTTCGCGGCTGCCGCCGAGGAATTGGAACGCGCGTTTGACACCATACCCGATGACGCCTGGCTGCGGCTTGCGGAGCCGCAGCTGGATAACTCGCGCGCCGCGCTGCGCTGGGCATTCGGACCGGACGGCGACGTCGCCCTGGGGCGTCGCCTCGTCGCCGCGTTGCGCCCGACCTGGTTCGCGATGGCGCCGTCGGAAGGACAGCGCTGGATTGCGGTCGCGTTGGCGAGCCTCGACAGCGCGACTCCGACGGCGATCGCCGCTAAGCTTGCATTGTGCGAGGCGCATCTGGCCATGGTTTCCCAACAATACACCGCTGCGCTCCCGCAAGCGGAGCTGGCGAGTCAGCTCTTCGGCGAGCTCGGCGATCGCCAGGGAAGAGCACTTGCGAACATGTTCGCGGGCGCAGCTCTCGGCATGCAGGGCGAGGTCGCCGAGGGAACTTCGCTGCTACAGGCTTCGCTGGAGGAGTTTCGCGCGAGCGGGTCGCGCCGAAACAGCGCCGCGGCGCTGAACTATCTCGGCATCTGTCAGCTGGTCTCCGGCAACGTCGCGGCCTCCCGCCCCTTCTTCTTCGAGGGGCTCGACTTACTGAAGTCCATCGGAGCGGCGCGACCGGCGGCCCACGTCGCGTCGTATCTCGCCGAGGCGGCGTTTCAAGACGGTGACCCGGCCGATGCCGCGCGGCTAGTTCGCGAGTCCCTGAGCGCCGAGCGGCGCCTCAACGAGCCAGATATGGTCGCCTTCGTTCTCTGCAACCTCGCCGCGTATCTCGTCGCGCTGGATTCGTGGAACGACGCTCGCGACAGCGCGCAGGAGGCGCTGCAGCTGGCTCTCGACCGCGAGATCCCTGCGGCGACGGTCTGGGCGCTCCACCATCTCGCTGCGATCGCGGCGCTGCGCGCCGGCGACGACGAAGCGCAGGACCGGCGGCGCGCCGCGCGCCTCGCGGGTTTCGTCGACGGCCGCATCGCCGAACTGAACCTTCCGCGCAACTTCACCGAGCAGGCCGAACACGAGCGGACTAGCGAAGCTATCGGCAATGCACTCGGTACCGAGGCCTCCGCGCTCAAGGAAGAGGGGCGAGGCTGGAGCGAGTCGCGCGCCGTGGAAGAAGCGCGCGCGATTTAG
- a CDS encoding DMT family protein: MASLLARYPIAITVFFLTCSNLFMTIAWYGHLKNTKTPLILAILASWAIALLEYCFQVPANRIGYGVLTLTQLKILQEVITLAVFTVFALVVFGQAPKWNYGVSYLLIIAAVYFAFKA; the protein is encoded by the coding sequence ATGGCATCGCTCCTCGCCCGCTACCCAATTGCGATCACGGTCTTTTTCCTGACGTGCTCGAACCTCTTCATGACCATCGCCTGGTACGGACACCTGAAAAACACAAAGACGCCGCTGATTCTTGCAATCCTCGCGAGCTGGGCGATCGCGCTGCTGGAATACTGCTTTCAGGTTCCGGCAAATCGCATCGGCTACGGCGTGCTGACGCTGACGCAGCTTAAGATCCTTCAGGAAGTGATCACGCTCGCCGTCTTCACCGTCTTCGCGCTGGTCGTCTTCGGGCAGGCGCCCAAGTGGAACTACGGCGTCAGCTACCTGCTTATCATCGCCGCCGTCTACTTCGCGTTCAAGGCCTGA
- a CDS encoding DUF6504 family protein gives MRKFVSRPLVPAGDGFVTPADGSRPPVPRAFLWDDRTLVITAVLRAWRSTKTDRGDTYLKRHWFELETACGLKIEIYYDRETRRGAAPWWLYTVADLR, from the coding sequence GTGCGGAAATTCGTGAGCCGCCCGCTCGTGCCCGCCGGGGACGGCTTCGTTACGCCCGCCGACGGAAGCCGGCCGCCCGTCCCGCGCGCCTTTTTATGGGATGATCGCACGCTCGTCATAACGGCCGTCCTACGCGCGTGGCGCTCCACGAAGACCGACCGCGGCGACACGTATCTCAAGCGGCACTGGTTCGAGCTCGAGACCGCCTGCGGCCTCAAGATTGAGATCTACTATGACCGCGAAACTCGGCGCGGCGCGGCGCCGTGGTGGCTCTACACGGTTGCAGACCTACGATAA
- a CDS encoding peptidylprolyl isomerase, with the protein MKNFSLFGFMVLAFAGCGGGSKQAASQSSPASTYRVELDTTKGPVVIVVDRNLAPNGAQRFYELVKAGYFDGARFYRVVPGFVVQWGAAADPAVTKKWDVTIPDDPVKASNMRGDVTFAATGQPNSRTTHMFINLGDNQRLSAMGFAPIGHVSSGMQAVDHIYSGYGEQPDQGQIAAQGNAYLQRAFPRLDYIKSARIVSGS; encoded by the coding sequence ATGAAGAACTTTTCTCTTTTCGGCTTTATGGTACTTGCGTTCGCCGGCTGCGGCGGCGGCTCAAAGCAGGCGGCGTCGCAGAGCTCCCCCGCCTCGACGTATCGAGTCGAACTGGACACGACGAAGGGGCCTGTCGTCATTGTGGTGGACCGGAATCTCGCACCCAACGGGGCGCAGCGTTTTTACGAACTCGTGAAGGCGGGGTACTTCGACGGGGCACGCTTCTACCGCGTCGTCCCGGGCTTCGTCGTGCAGTGGGGCGCCGCGGCCGATCCCGCCGTGACCAAGAAGTGGGACGTCACGATCCCCGACGATCCGGTCAAGGCATCGAATATGCGCGGCGACGTGACGTTCGCCGCAACAGGCCAGCCCAATAGCCGCACGACGCACATGTTCATCAACCTGGGCGACAACCAGCGGCTTAGCGCGATGGGCTTCGCCCCGATCGGTCATGTCAGCAGCGGCATGCAGGCCGTCGACCACATCTACAGCGGCTACGGTGAGCAGCCGGATCAGGGCCAGATCGCGGCGCAGGGCAACGCCTACCTGCAGCGCGCGTTTCCGCGGCTGGACTACATCAAGAGCGCGCGCATCGTCAGCGGCTCGTAG